One Gossypium hirsutum isolate 1008001.06 chromosome A11, Gossypium_hirsutum_v2.1, whole genome shotgun sequence genomic window carries:
- the LOC107955530 gene encoding disease resistance protein RPV1, translated as MFSSKSSAATDMIKARTYHVFLSFRGRDTRDGFVSHLYKDLCRKNIQTFIDDEELRKGDEISGALLTAIQASRVSVIVFSKDYASSKWCLAELVKIMDCNKWVVPVFYGVDPRDVRNQTGSFADAFAKHEENFKHEPEKVLELPDSTLVDKIIEDIVKKLNCGTSSANLKGLVGIKRRMQEVLSLFQDGFPDFRMLGIWGMGGIGKTTLADAIYHHVSNGFQRCCFLANVREHDEQRELLKLRTEFLSTILEDENLYISTPTTGSGFIKDRLSKKKVLIVCDDVSKLSQLEFLFGGIDQFGPGSRVIVTTRNKQVLIQGGMDLDLIYEVKKLNSYESVQLFCQRAFKSYNPIEYQLKLSEMVLSVADGNPLAITLIGSSLCGKTRSYRESEVKKLNKVPKQGIQEVLKWSFDGLDCEEKEMFLDIACFFEGKDRDYVTSFMDACYVSAHSGIENLIDKSLISVSENQIAMHDLLQQMGWNIVHDESPLKPEKRSRLWIPEDSYDVLSKNNGTGRLTGIVLNMSKLPKLELEPTALMKMRKLRFLKFYHSCGRILLSKGLLSFPEELRYLFWEGYPLRSLPTKFDLRYLVELDMSKSHLEQLWEGKQDLVNLKVITLRYSWNLVRIPDLSNARNLEVINLSGCSNLRELPSSLQHLEKLTILYFCDCENLRSLPSFYKATALTNLHLSGCSNLCCFPEIMGTMEELYELDLSETALKELPSSIGNLTGLYYWRMTNCKNLVCLPDSFYKLKSLKTFDLEGCSRLEFFPEVMDTMKELYELDLSGTALKELSSSFENLIGLKKLRLKNCENLACLPDNFYKLKSLKTLDLEGCSRLEIFPEVMDNMEELDELDLRGTALKELPFSIGNLIGIKYLRMKNCKNLVCLPDSFYKLKSLKTFDLEGCSRLEIFPEVMDTMEELYELSLSGTALKELPLSIGNLIGLEYLVMKNCKNLVCLPDSFYKLKSLKTFNLEGCLRLEIFPEVMDTMKRLTGLGLSYTALKELPSSIGNLIGLKVLRMQYCRNLVCLPDSFYKLKALKTFNLEGCSRLEIFPEVMDTMKELYELDLSRTTLKELPSSVGNLIGIKYLRMENCKNLVCLPDSFYKLKALKTFDLEGCSRVEIFPEVMDTMKELYELDLSRTALKELPSSVGNLIGLKYLRMENCKNLVCLPDSFYKLKSLKSLYLEGCSRLEIFPEVMDTMEGLYKLDLSGTALKELPSSIDNLIGLQYLSLKDCNNLVCLPDSFYKLKSLLIFNLEGCLRLEIFREVMDIVERLKLLDLNGTALKELPSSIDNLIGLKYLEMKNCKNLVCLPDSFYKLKSLEGFYLKGCSRLEIFPEVMDTMERLTVLGLSGTALKELPSSIGNLIGLKYLRMKNCKNLVCLPDSFYKLKSLKTLDLEGCSRLEIFPEVMDTMEELYELDLSRTALKGLPSSIGNLIGLKGLRLKNCKSLICIPNSFYKLKSLKTFHLCGCSRLEIFPEVMDTMEELYKLDLSGTAFKELPSSIGNLIGLEYLRMKNCKSLVCLPDSFYNLKSLEIFDLEGCSRLEIFPEVMDTIEELYELDLSGTALKELPSSIDNLIGLQYLRMKNCNNLVCLPDSFYKLKSLKTFDLEGCSRLEIFPEVMDTMEELYKLDLSGTPLKELPSSFDNLIGLKKLRLKNCKKLEHFDLAQLDLLQVLLKLPQAMSDSLV; from the exons ATGTTTTCCTCTAAATCTTCTGCTGCTACTGATATGATCAAAGCAAGGACATACCATGTTTTCCTTAGCTTCAGAGGCAGGGATACTCGTGATGGTTTCGTGAGTCATCTGTATAAAGATTTGTGTCGAAAGAATATCCAAACTTTTATAGACGATGAGGAGCTTCGAAAAGGAGATGAAATTTCAGGGGCACTGTTGACGGCCATTCAAGCATCCAGGGTTTCAGTCATTGTTTTCTCCAAAGACTACGCTTCTTCCAAATGGTGCTTGGCTGAGCTGGTCAAGATCATGGACTGCAACAAATGGGTTGTTCCTGTATTTTACGGTGTGGACCCAAGAGATGTACGTAACCAAACAGGGAGTTTTGCAGATGCATTTGCAAAGCATGAAGAAAATTTCAAGCATGAGCCAGAAAAggtgttagaatt GCCTGACTCAACTCTGGTAGATAAAATTATCGAAGATATAGTGAAGAAATTGAATTGTGGAACCTCAAGCGCTAATTTAAAGGGTTTAGTTGGAATTAAAAGGCGGATGCAGGAAGTTTTGTCATTATTTCAGGACGGATTCCCAGATTTTCGAATGCTAGGCATTTGGGGTATGGGAGGTATAGGCAAAACTACACTTGCCGACGCCATTTATCACCATGTTTCAAATGGTTTCCAAAGATGCTGCTTTCTTGCAAACGTGAGAGAACATGATGAACAAAGAGAATTATTAAAATTGCGTACGGAATTTCTTTCAACTATATTAGAAGATGAAAATTTATATATCTCAACGCCAACAACCGGATCAGGCTTTATTAAGGACAGGCTTTCCAAGAAGAAGGTTCTGATAGTTTGTGATGACGTGTCAAAGTTAAGCCAACTTGAGTTTTTATTTGGAGGAATCGATCAGTTTGGCCCTGGAAGTCGAGTCATTGTTACCACTAGAAATAAACAAGTGCTTATCCAGGGTGGCATGGATCTGGATCTCATTTATGAAGtgaagaaattaaattcttatgaATCTGTTCAGCTCTTTTGTCAACGTGCCTTCAAAAGTTATAATCCTATAGAATATCAGTTGAAGCTATCAGAGATGGTTTTAAGTGTTGCTGATGGAAACCCTTTAGCTATTACACTTATAGGATCCTCTCTGTGTGGCAAGACCAGAAGCTACCGGGAAAGTGaagtaaagaaattaaataaagttCCTAAACAGGGCATTCAAGAAGTGTTGAAATGGAGTTTTGATGGACTAGATTGTGAAGAGAAAGAAATGTTTCTTGACATTGCTTGTTTCTTTGAAGGGAAGGACCGAGACTATGTAACAAGTTTTATGGATGCTTGTTATGTCTCTGCACATTCGGGGATTGAGAACCTCATTGATAAATCTCTTATATCTGTTTCAGAAAATCAGATAGCAATGCATGATTTATTGCAACAGATGGGTTGGAATATTGTACACGATGAATCACCTTTAAAGCCTGAAAAACGCAGTAGGCTGTGGATTCCTGAGGACAGCTATGATGTGCTCTCAAAAAACAAT GGAACGGGAAGGCTCACAGGCATTGTACTTAATATGTCCAAACTTCCAAAGTTGGAATTGGAACCGACAGCCTTGATGAAGATGCGAAAGCTTAGATTTCTCAAATTCTATCATTCTTGTGGAAGAATCTTACTTTCTAAAGGGCTTCTATCATTTCCTGAGGAGCTAAGGTACCTTTTCTGGGAGGGATACCCTTTGAGATCTTTGCCCACCAAGTTTGATCTAAGGTACCTAGTTGAACTTGATATGAGCAAGAGCCATCTTGAACAACTCTGGGAGGGAAAACAg GATTTAGTAAATTTGAAGGTTATCACACTCAGATATTCCTGGAACCTTGTAAGAATCCCGGACCTCTCAAATGCCAGAAATCTTGAAGTGATAAACCTTTCCGGGTGTTCTAACTTGCGTGAGCTTCCTTCATCCCTTCAACATCTTGAGAAGCTAACTATTTTGTATTTCTGCGATTGCGAAAATCTTAGATCTCTGCCTAGCTTTTACAAAGCCACAGCCCTCACCAACCTTCATCTTAGTGGCTGCTCAAATCTGTGTTGTTTTCCAGAAATCATGGGCACCATGGAGGAACTATATGAACTTGATTTAAGCGAAACGGCTTTGAAAGAATTACCATCCTCAATTGGCAATCTTACTGGTCTTTACTATTGGAGAATGACCAACTGTAAAAACCTTGTTTGCCTTCCTGATAGCTTTTATAAATTGAAATCTCTTAAGACATTCGATCTTGAAGGTTGCTCGAGATTGGAGTTTTTCCCAGAAGTCATGGACACCATGAAGGAACTGTATGAACTTGATTTAAGTGGAACAGCTTTGAAGGAATTATCATCCTCATTTGAAAATCTTATTGGTCTTAAGAAATTGAGACTTAAAAACTGTGAAAACCTTGCCTGCCTTCCTGACAACTTTTATAAATTGAAATCTCTTAAGACACTCGATCTTGAAGGTTGCTCGAGATTGGAGATTTTCCCAGAAGTCATGGACAACATGGAGGAACTGGATGAACTTGATTTAAGAGGAACGGCTTTGAAGGAATTACCATTCTCAATTGGCAATCTTATTGGTATTAAGTATTTGAGAATGAAAAACTGTAAAAACCTTGTTTGCCTTCCTGAcagtttttataaattaaaatctcTTAAGACATTCGATCTTGAAGGTTGCTCGAGATTAGAGATTTTCCCAGAAGTCATGGACACCATGGAGGAACTGTATGAACTTAGTTTAAGTGGAACGGCTTTGAAGGAATTACCACTCTCAATTGGCAATCTTATTGGTCTTGAGTATTTGGTAATGAAAAACTGTAAAAACCTTGTTTGCCTTCCTGATagtttttataaattgaaatctCTTAAGACATTCAATCTTGAAGGTTGCTTGAGATTGGAGATTTTCCCAGAAGTCATGGACACCATGAAGAGGTTGACGGGTCTTGGTTTAAGCTATACGGCTTTGAAGGAATTACCATCCTCAATTGGCAATCTTATTGGTCTTAAGGTTTTGAGAATGCAATACTGTAGAAACCTTGTTTGCCTTCCTGACAGCTTTTATAAATTGAAAGCTCTTAAGACATTCAATCTTGAAGGTTGTTCGAGATTGGAGATTTTCCCAGAAGTCATGGACACTATGAAGGAACTGTATGAACTTGATTTAAGCAGAACGACTTTGAAGGAATTACCATCCTCAGTTGGCAATCTTATTGGTATTAAGTATTTGAGAATGGAAAATTGTAAAAACCTTGTTTGCCTTCCTGACAGCTTTTATAAATTGAAAGCTCTTAAGACATTCGATCTTGAAGGTTGTTCGAGAGTAGAGATTTTCCCAGAAGTCATGGACACTATGAAGGAACTGTATGAACTTGATTTAAGCAGAACGGCTTTGAAGGAATTACCATCCTCAGTTGGCAATCTTATTGGTCTTAAGTATTTGAGAATGGAAAATTGTAAAAACCTTGTTTGCCTTCCTGACAGCTTTTATAAATTGAAATCTCTTAAGAGTTTATATCTTGAAGGTTGCTCGAGATTGGAGATTTTCCCAGAAGTCATGGACACCATGGAGGGACTGTATAAACTTGATTTAAGTGGAACAGCTTTGAAGGAATTACCATCCTCAATTGATAATCTTATTGGTCTTCAATATTTGAGCTTGAAGGACTGTAACAACCTTGTTTGCCTTCCTGACAGCTTTTATAAATTGAAATCTCTTCTGATATTCAATCTTGAAGGTTGCTTGAGATTGGAGATTTTTCGAGAAGTCATGGACATCGTGGAGAGGTTGAAGTTGCTTGATTTAAACGGAACGGCTTTGAAGGAATTACCATCCTCAATTGACAATCTTATTGGTCTTAAGTATTTGGAAATGAAAAACTGTAAAAACCTTGTTTGCCTTCCTGACAGCTTTTATAAGTTGAAATCTCTTGAGGGATTCTATCTTAAAGGTTGCTCGAGATTGGAGATTTTTCCAGAAGTCATGGACACCATGGAGAGGTTGACGGTTCTTGGTTTAAGTGGAACAGCTTTGAAAGAATTACCATCCTCAATTGGCAATCTTATTGGTCTTAAATATTTGAGAATGAAAAACTGTAAAAACCTTGTTTGCCTTCCTGACAGCTTTTATAAATTGAAATCTCTTAAGACACTTGATCTTGAAGGTTGCTCGAGACTGGAGATTTTTCCAGAAGTCATGGACACCATGGAGGAACTGTATGAACTTGATTTAAGTAGAACGGCTTTGAAGGGATTACCATCCTCAATTGGAAATCTTATTGGTCTTAAGGGTTTGAGATTGAAAAACTGTAAAAGCCTTATTTGCATTCCTAACAGCTTTTATAAATTGAAATCTCTTAAGACATTCCATCTTTGTGGTTGCTCGAGATTGGAGATTTTCCCAGAAGTCATGGACACCATGGAGGAACTGTATAAACTTGATTTAAGCGGAACGGCTTTTAAGGAATTACCATCCTCAATTGGCAATCTTATTGGTCTTGAATATTTGAGAATGAAAAACTGTAAAAGCCTTGTTTGCCTTCCTGACAGCTTTTATAATTTGAAATCTCTTGAGATATTCGATCTTGAAGGTTGCTCGAGATTGGAGATTTTCCCAGAAGTCATGGACACCATAGAGGAACTGTATGAACTTGATTTAAGCGGAACGGCTTTGAAGGAATTACCATCCTCAATTGATAATCTTATTGGTCTTCAGTATTTGAGAATGAAAAACTGTAACAACCTTGTTTGCCTTCCTGACAGCTTTTATAAATTGAAATCTCTTAAGACATTCGATCTTGAAGGTTGCTCGAGATTGGAGATTTTCCCAGAAGTCATGGACACCATGGAGGAACTGTATAAACTTGATTTAAGCGGAACACCTTTGAAGGAATTACCATCCTCATTTGACAATCTTATTGGTCTTAAGAAATTGAgacttaaaaattgtaaaaaactt gaacATTTTGATCTAGCTCAACTTGATCTGCTGCAAGTCCTTCTGAAACTTCCTCAG gcaatgtctgaCTCCCTGGTCTAG
- the LOC107886783 gene encoding disease resistance protein RPV1, translating to MDTMERLTVLDLSEAALKELPSSIDNLIGIKYLRMKNYKNLVCLPDSFSKLKSLKRFDLEGSLRLEIFPEVMDTMEELYELDLSGTALKELPSSIDNLIGLQYLRMKNCNNLVCLPDSFYKLKSLKTFDLEGCSRLEIFPEVMDTMEELYELDLRGTALKELPSSIDNLIGLQYLSLKDCENLVCLPDSFYKLKSLETFDLEGCSRLEIFPEVMDTMEELYELDLSRTALKELPSSVGNLIGLEYLRMKNCKNLVCLPDSFYKLKSLKTFDLEGCSRLEIFPEVMDTMEELYELDLSRTSLKELPSSIGNLIGLKGLRLKYCENFICLPDNLYKLKSLMTFHLCGCSRLEIFPEVMDTMGELYDLDLSGTALKELPSSIGNLIGLKYLRMKNCKNLVCLRDGFYKLKSLKTFNLEGCSRLEIFPEVMNTMEELYELDLSGTALKELPSSIDNLIGLKELRFKNCENIVCLPDSFYKFKSLLCLSLCGCSNLVVKNLFTSVGGRPVNQKDLHGLSSLNKLDLSKSNLENFPTTIKQFPCLEELIMRKCKRLKSLPELPPSLVYLDADDCTSLEDVSSIKKHFEQALFCEDGSNRWLKLIFTNCFQLNENCTENDTSVEEVSSIKKLLKQAVFCKSLGWLFTNCFQLDQKAVSSAETPKLEMPFEQLVTVLKDYHQARPESKKGTRIVTCVPGSEIPEWFDFKSLGSSINIQLPSEWCSNNSRINFPSFVASVVVSFPDSYNGKELGIRCKCHLKSCNDDSHYLSCYASIGFKSGLSDKLLDHLFLLYGGEEVRGFVKSEASNERFYNEASFSFYLDDGETLHKWIWSECKVKQCGVHLLFAN from the exons ATGGACACCATGGAGAGGTTGACGGTTCTTGATTTAAGTGAAGCAGCTTTGAAGGAATTACCATCTTCAATTGACAACCTTATTGGTATTAAGTATTTGAGAATGAAAAACTATAAAAATCTTGTTTGCCTTCCTGACAGCTTTTCTAAATTGAAATCTCTTAAGAGGTTCGATCTTGAAGGTAGCTTGAGATTGGAGATTTTCCCAGAAGTCATGGACACTATGGAGGAACTGTATGAACTTGATTTAAGCGGAACAGCTTTGAAGGAATTACCATCCTCAATTGACAATCTTATTGGTCTTCAGTATTTGAGAATGAAAAATTGTAACAACCTTGTTTGCCTTCCTGACAGCTTTTATAAATTGAAATCTCTTAAGACATTCGATCTTGAAGGTTGCTCGAGATTGGAGATTTTCCCAGAAGTCATGGACACTATGGAGGAACTGTATGAACTCGATTTAAGAGGAACCGCTTTGAAGGAATTACCATCCTCAATTGACAATCTTATTGGTCTTCAGTATTTGAGCTTGAAGGACTGTGAAAACCTTGTTTGCCTTCCTGACagtttttataaattgaaatctCTTGAGACATTCGATCTTGAAGGTTGCTCGAGATTGGAGATTTTCCCAGAAGTCATGGACACCATGGAAGAACTGTATGAACTTGATTTAAGTAGAACGGCTTTGAAGGAATTACCATCATCAGTTGGCAATCTTATTGGTCTTGAGTATTTGAGAATGAAAAACTGTAAAAACCTTGTTTGCCTTCCTGATAGCTTTTATAAATTGAAATCTCTTAAGACATTCGATCTTGAAGGTTGCTCGAGATTGGAGATTTTCCCAGAAGTCATGGACACCATGGAGGAACTGTATGAACTTGATTTAAGCAGAACGAGTTTGAAGGAATTACCATCCTCAATTGGCAATCTTATTGGTCTTAAGGGTCTGAGATTGAAATACTGTGAAAACTTTATTTGCCTTCCTGACAACCTTTATAAATTGAAATCTCTTATGACATTCCATCTTTGTGGTTGCTCGAGATTGGAGATTTTCCCAGAAGTTATGGACACCATGGGGGAACTGTATGACCTTGATTTAAGCGGAACGGCATTGAAGGAATTACCATCCTCAATTGGCAATCTTATTGGTCTTAAGTATTTGAGAATGAAAAACTGTAAAAACCTTGTTTGCCTTCGTGACGgtttttataaattgaaatctCTTAAGACATTCAATCTTGAAGGTTGCTCGAGATTGGAGATTTTCCCAGAAGTCATGAACACCATGGAGGAACTGTATGAACTTGATTTAAGCGGAACGGCTTTGAAGGAATTACCGTCCTCAATTGACAATCTTATTGGTCTTAAGGAATTGAGATTTAAAAACTGTGAAAACATTGTCTGCCTTCCTGACagcttttataaatttaaatctcTTTTATGTCTTAGTCTTTGTGGTTGTTCAAATCTAGTCGTAAAAAACTTGTTTACTTCGGTTGGAGGCAGACCAGTGAATCAGAAAGATCTCCATGGGTTATCCTCTTTGAACAAGTTAGATTTATCTAAAAGCAATCTTGAGAACTTCCCCACAACCATCAAACAATTTCCTTGCTTGGAAGAGTTAATCATGAGGAAATGCAAGAGACTGAAATCACTACCAGAGCTTCCACCAAGCCTGGTATATTTAGATGCAGATGACTGTACTTCATTAGAGGATGTCTCAAGCATTAAGAAGCATTTTGAGCAAGCACTGTTTTGTGAGGATGGATCGAATCGATGGTTGAAGTTGATATTTACCAATTGCTTCCAACTGAATGAGAACTGTACGGAGAATGATACTTCAGTGGAGGAAGTTTCAAGCATTAAGAAGCTTTTGAAGCAAGCAGTGTTTTGTAAATCCTTGGGTTGGCTATTTACCAACTGCTTCCAACTGGATCAGAAAGCTGTAAGCAGTGCTGAAACACCAAAGTTGGAGATGCCATTTGAGCAATTGGTCACTGTACTAAAAGATTATCATCAG GCACGCCCAGAAAGCAAAAAAGGAACTAGGATTGTAACATGCGTCCCTGGAAGTGAAATCCCGGAATGGTTTGATTTCAAAAGCTTAGGATCTTCCATAAACATCCAATTGCCTTCAGAGTGGTGTTCTAATAATAGCAGGATAAACTTTCCATCTTTCGTTGCTTCCGTTGTTGTTTCATTCCCAGACTCTTATAATGGTAAGGAATTGGGCATTAGATGTAAATGTCATCTGAAATCCTGTAATGACGACTCTCATTACCTGAGTTGTTATGCCTCCATTGGGTTTAAAAGCGGATTGTCAGATAAATTGTTAGATCACTTGTTCCTCTTATATGGTGGTGAAGAAGTTAGGGGGTTTGTTAAAAGTGAGGCATCAAACGAGCGTTTTTACAATGAGGCTTCCTTTAGTTTCTACCTTGATGATGGGGAGACTCTTCATAAGTGGATTTGGTCCGAATGCAAGGTAAAACAGTGCGGGGTTCATCTATTGTTTGCAAATTAA